In Bosea vestrisii, the following are encoded in one genomic region:
- the ntrB gene encoding nitrate ABC transporter permease, which yields MAQAALKDAGAGAKVVALPAASAGVVALPQGTGKSLRERLAPLAKSVLVSVIPPLITVALILLFWQIAASGPQSSLPPPTKIWTEAKDLITEPFFWAGSQDIGLGWRILVSLQRVAIGFGLAAIVGILLGALVGQSVWAMRGLDPVFQVLRTVPPLAWLPLSLAAFRDSQPSAIFVIFITAIWPVIINTAVGIRNIPQDYRNVAQVLRLNQVEFFFKVMVPSAAPYIFTGLRIGVGLSWLAIVAAEMLTGGVGIGFFIWDAWNSSRLSDIIVALVYIGVVGFVLDRLVAFVGTIVTRGTAVQ from the coding sequence ATGGCTCAGGCTGCCTTGAAGGACGCCGGTGCGGGCGCAAAGGTCGTCGCTTTGCCGGCCGCGAGCGCGGGCGTGGTGGCGTTGCCCCAGGGGACCGGTAAGTCGCTGCGCGAGAGACTGGCGCCGCTGGCGAAGTCGGTGCTCGTCAGCGTGATACCGCCGCTGATCACGGTCGCGCTGATCCTGCTGTTCTGGCAGATCGCGGCTTCCGGCCCGCAATCCTCGCTGCCGCCGCCGACGAAAATCTGGACCGAAGCCAAGGACCTGATCACCGAGCCGTTCTTCTGGGCGGGATCGCAGGACATCGGCCTCGGCTGGCGCATCCTGGTCTCGCTCCAGCGGGTTGCCATCGGCTTCGGCCTCGCCGCGATCGTCGGCATCCTCCTCGGCGCGCTCGTCGGCCAGTCGGTCTGGGCGATGCGGGGCTTGGATCCCGTCTTCCAGGTGCTGCGCACCGTGCCGCCGCTCGCCTGGCTGCCGCTCTCGCTCGCGGCCTTCCGCGACAGCCAGCCCTCGGCGATCTTCGTGATCTTCATCACCGCGATCTGGCCGGTGATCATCAACACCGCCGTCGGCATCCGCAACATCCCGCAGGACTACCGCAACGTCGCGCAGGTGCTGCGGCTGAACCAGGTCGAATTCTTCTTCAAGGTGATGGTGCCGTCGGCCGCGCCTTACATCTTCACCGGCCTGCGGATCGGCGTCGGCCTGTCCTGGCTCGCCATCGTTGCGGCCGAGATGCTGACCGGCGGTGTCGGCATCGGCTTCTTCATCTGGGACGCGTGGAACTCCTCGCGCCTGTCCGACATCATCGTGGCTCTCGTCTACATCGGCGTGGTCGGCTTCGTGCTCGACCGGCTGGTCGCCTTCGTCGGCACGATCGTCACCCGCGGCACCGCCGTCCAGTGA
- a CDS encoding ABC transporter ATP-binding protein yields the protein MTGPYLKIDHVEKTFQRGAASTNVLKDINLVIDKGEYVSVIGHSGCGKSTLLNIVAGLTPVSAGAVLLEGKEVNSPGPERAVVFQNHSLLPWLTVYDNVALAVNKVFRGVKSKAQRHEWIMHNLDLVQMAHAKDKRPAEISGGMKQRVGIARGLSMEPKILLLDEPFGALDALTRAHLQDSIMQIHAALGNTMIMITHDVDEAVLLSDRIVMMTNGPSARIGEVLDVRLERPRKRLDLVSDRTYIAAREAVLKFLYERHRFVEAA from the coding sequence ATGACCGGCCCCTATCTCAAGATCGACCATGTCGAGAAGACCTTCCAGCGCGGCGCGGCCTCGACCAACGTGCTGAAGGACATCAATCTCGTCATCGACAAGGGCGAGTACGTCTCCGTCATCGGCCATTCCGGCTGCGGCAAGTCGACCTTGCTCAACATCGTCGCCGGACTGACGCCGGTGAGCGCCGGTGCGGTCCTGCTCGAGGGCAAGGAGGTCAACTCGCCCGGCCCGGAACGCGCGGTCGTGTTTCAGAACCACTCGCTGCTGCCATGGCTGACCGTCTACGACAATGTCGCGCTTGCCGTGAACAAGGTCTTCCGCGGCGTGAAGAGCAAGGCGCAGCGGCATGAGTGGATCATGCACAATCTTGACCTCGTCCAGATGGCCCATGCGAAGGACAAGCGCCCTGCCGAGATCTCAGGCGGCATGAAGCAGCGTGTCGGCATCGCCCGCGGCCTCTCGATGGAGCCGAAGATCCTGCTGCTCGACGAGCCCTTCGGTGCGCTCGACGCGCTGACCCGCGCCCATCTGCAGGATTCGATCATGCAGATCCACGCCGCGCTCGGGAACACGATGATCATGATCACCCATGACGTCGACGAAGCCGTGCTGCTCTCGGATCGGATCGTGATGATGACCAACGGCCCCTCCGCCCGCATCGGCGAGGTGCTCGATGTCCGGCTGGAACGTCCGCGCAAGCGGCTCGATCTCGTCTCCGACCGCACCTACATCGCCGCCCGCGAAGCGGTGCTGAAATTCCTCTACGAGCGCCACCGCTTCGTCGAGGCGGCGTGA